A region from the Bacillus sp. Marseille-P3661 genome encodes:
- a CDS encoding tripartite tricarboxylate transporter substrate binding protein, whose translation MIKKKITLLALLMILALVLVGCNSGGQSAGSSQSESSGNQAAQETEEKEEQGEVKFERAIEIKAGGGPGGGTDTFSRAIARELSDILGVPVNVVNIPGAAGAVASQELAAAPADGYSIMPTTSDFQINIAAGKTPNYLEQFDALARIHEDTYSILVKAGSEYADINALIAAAKEKPGEIVIGGTSSKGLDELTVAQFEEMAGIDLNYTPYEEAGKMAAAVLGGHIDAVIDEIGPNIALVEGGQLEASVIFRTERLEQLPDVPTTVENGWDVTTGMSRGFLIHKDAPAELKAALEDALKQAIASERYQEFAKEGFLHLKDGWLNSSEYKEFLQKEVDDFTAKLAE comes from the coding sequence ATGATCAAGAAGAAAATTACTTTATTGGCTTTATTGATGATACTCGCATTAGTTCTAGTTGGGTGTAATAGTGGTGGGCAATCGGCAGGTAGCAGTCAGTCAGAGAGTAGTGGTAATCAAGCTGCACAGGAAACAGAAGAAAAGGAAGAACAAGGAGAAGTTAAGTTTGAACGTGCCATTGAAATCAAGGCAGGTGGCGGTCCTGGTGGGGGTACTGATACTTTTTCAAGAGCAATTGCAAGAGAGCTAAGTGATATTTTAGGTGTGCCAGTAAACGTTGTAAATATTCCAGGAGCAGCTGGAGCAGTAGCAAGTCAGGAGCTAGCAGCAGCACCGGCTGATGGTTATTCAATTATGCCAACTACTTCGGATTTCCAAATTAATATTGCAGCGGGTAAAACACCAAATTATTTAGAGCAATTTGATGCATTAGCAAGAATTCACGAAGATACTTATTCAATTTTAGTGAAAGCAGGAAGTGAGTATGCTGATATCAATGCTTTAATCGCTGCTGCAAAGGAAAAGCCAGGTGAAATTGTTATTGGTGGAACAAGTTCAAAAGGATTAGATGAATTAACTGTAGCCCAATTTGAAGAGATGGCTGGCATAGATCTCAATTATACTCCATATGAAGAAGCTGGAAAAATGGCAGCTGCTGTACTAGGTGGTCACATTGATGCTGTCATTGATGAAATTGGTCCAAATATAGCATTGGTCGAGGGTGGACAATTAGAAGCTAGCGTTATTTTTAGAACGGAACGTTTAGAGCAATTACCTGATGTACCAACTACGGTTGAAAATGGTTGGGATGTGACAACTGGGATGTCAAGAGGTTTCTTAATTCATAAAGATGCACCAGCTGAATTAAAAGCAGCACTTGAAGATGCATTGAAACAAGCAATCGCAAGCGAACGTTACCAGGAGTTTGCAAAAGAGGGTTTCCTTCATTTAAAGGATGGTTGGTTAAATTCTAGTGAATATAAAGAATTTCTGCAAAAAGAAGTAGACGATTTTACAGCTAAATTAGCAGAATAA
- a CDS encoding Dabb family protein has product MVEHIVLIKFSQQATNEQKEELIHRSLLLKNIIPGIVDIQQGINFSNRNKGYEVGLTVRFKDRAALENYGPHPAHQEIVSYLREIGLEDTIVVDFDIE; this is encoded by the coding sequence ATGGTTGAACATATAGTGTTGATAAAATTTTCACAGCAAGCTACCAATGAACAAAAGGAAGAGTTGATTCACAGGAGTCTCCTGCTAAAAAATATCATACCAGGCATAGTGGATATTCAGCAGGGCATAAATTTTTCGAACAGAAACAAGGGATATGAAGTTGGTTTAACTGTCCGATTCAAAGACCGAGCTGCATTAGAAAATTACGGACCGCACCCTGCACATCAGGAAATAGTATCGTATTTGCGCGAAATTGGTTTGGAAGACACAATCGTAGTTGATTTTGATATTGAATAA
- a CDS encoding response regulator, translating into MSIYTLIVEDDPMVSSINENFLQQVEGFQVAGTVKNGEEALIEIIKNKPDLLLLDLYMPKITGLELLKRIRQENIKLDVIMITAADSPDIIEESLRLGVVDYILKPFDFKRFQSALLFYKKRHELFQSPGSINQDGLDSLQVTNEQIDEQLPKGIDKVTLTLTRDTLKKAKSPLSIHELSSLMNISNLTIRKYLEHLIQNNEIILKLEYQKKGRPTKLYSYIK; encoded by the coding sequence ATGAGTATTTATACATTAATTGTAGAAGATGATCCAATGGTTTCTAGCATTAATGAAAATTTCCTGCAACAGGTTGAAGGGTTTCAAGTAGCTGGCACTGTTAAAAATGGTGAAGAAGCCCTTATAGAAATTATAAAAAATAAACCCGACCTTTTGTTGTTGGATCTTTATATGCCAAAAATTACAGGGCTTGAGCTCCTAAAAAGAATTAGACAAGAAAATATAAAATTAGATGTTATTATGATCACTGCGGCTGATTCTCCAGATATTATCGAAGAGTCTCTGAGATTGGGTGTGGTTGATTATATTTTAAAACCATTTGATTTTAAGCGCTTTCAAAGCGCGTTGTTATTTTATAAAAAACGCCATGAACTATTCCAATCTCCCGGCTCGATTAATCAAGATGGGTTGGATTCTTTGCAAGTTACAAATGAACAAATAGACGAGCAGCTGCCTAAAGGGATTGATAAGGTAACCTTAACCTTAACGAGAGATACATTAAAAAAAGCAAAAAGTCCATTATCTATCCATGAATTATCTTCATTGATGAATATATCAAATTTAACAATTCGAAAATATTTAGAGCACCTGATTCAAAATAATGAAATTATTCTTAAGTTAGAGTATCAAAAAAAGGGAAGACCAACAAAGCTTTACTCTTATATTAAATAG
- a CDS encoding tripartite tricarboxylate transporter TctB family protein — MNSNLVLSIITIVFSVIFFIYSKTLPAPEDAEKIGAGGWPSTILLLMFILGVWLLVRTLLEKKKETVSTVSKVENNSNGDSKEIVEPPMFSKNHYIVTFILVAYAIAVPIIGFLIATFLLVLSLAWLLGMKRKRNLAITSVASSLFFIYLFTIVLQLPLPRGWWLFREISLLFY, encoded by the coding sequence ATGAATTCTAATTTGGTTCTATCAATTATAACTATTGTTTTTTCAGTAATATTTTTTATTTACTCAAAGACACTCCCAGCACCAGAAGATGCAGAAAAAATCGGCGCAGGTGGGTGGCCAAGCACTATTTTATTACTTATGTTTATTCTTGGTGTTTGGTTATTGGTGCGTACTTTACTTGAGAAAAAGAAAGAAACAGTTTCTACAGTTAGTAAGGTTGAGAATAATTCTAACGGGGATTCTAAAGAAATTGTAGAACCTCCTATGTTTTCAAAAAACCATTATATTGTAACGTTTATTCTAGTGGCATATGCGATTGCTGTTCCAATTATTGGTTTTCTGATCGCAACATTCTTACTCGTTCTTTCGTTAGCATGGCTGTTGGGAATGAAACGTAAACGAAATTTAGCTATTACTTCTGTTGCGAGTTCATTATTCTTTATCTATTTGTTTACAATCGTTTTGCAGCTCCCACTACCACGAGGTTGGTGGTTGTTTAGAGAAATTAGTCTGCTATTTTATTAA
- a CDS encoding malate dehydrogenase has translation MSKVSIIGAGGTLGSSFGFMLALKDIYDEICLIDKNRNLVLNHLMDMENALVGQTKTRLYAGEMEDLKGSHVVFVTASIPNQNVTSRLVFLEGNIKVMDEIGAEIKKFAPEAIIVTATNPTDILNYYLHTKFKFDRQKLIGYNLNDSKRFEWAIRDVLGLSGTDKLFSPVLGEHGGSQVPVYSKVQLNGQQANFKDELKELIDHKVNSWFVQFNDLKINRTTGWTSAIGLTEVAMGLAVSKPTFILGSAILTGEYGLSDLSIGVPMLINNEGIVEVQEWELQEDEYNELLKSAANIKKNMSVHQ, from the coding sequence ATGAGTAAGGTATCTATTATTGGTGCTGGTGGAACGCTTGGATCTTCATTTGGTTTTATGCTTGCACTTAAGGATATTTATGATGAAATTTGTTTAATAGATAAAAATAGAAATCTAGTTTTAAACCACCTTATGGATATGGAAAATGCGTTAGTAGGCCAGACGAAAACTCGTTTATACGCTGGTGAAATGGAAGATTTAAAAGGCTCACATGTTGTGTTCGTAACAGCAAGCATTCCAAATCAAAATGTTACGTCACGTCTAGTATTTTTAGAAGGTAATATAAAAGTAATGGATGAGATCGGTGCAGAAATCAAGAAATTTGCGCCAGAGGCTATCATTGTTACAGCCACAAATCCAACGGATATCTTGAATTACTATCTACACACAAAATTCAAGTTTGATCGTCAAAAATTAATAGGCTACAACTTAAATGATAGTAAAAGGTTCGAGTGGGCGATTCGCGATGTATTGGGGCTTAGTGGCACAGATAAATTGTTTAGTCCTGTGCTTGGTGAACATGGCGGCTCACAAGTGCCCGTTTATTCAAAAGTCCAACTCAATGGGCAACAAGCAAATTTTAAAGATGAACTAAAAGAGCTGATCGATCATAAAGTAAACAGCTGGTTTGTCCAGTTTAACGATTTAAAGATTAATAGAACAACAGGCTGGACGTCCGCAATTGGCCTTACTGAAGTAGCGATGGGGCTTGCGGTATCGAAGCCCACATTTATATTAGGATCAGCCATATTGACTGGAGAATATGGGTTAAGTGATTTAAGTATTGGTGTGCCAATGCTAATTAATAATGAAGGTATAGTTGAGGTTCAAGAATGGGAACTTCAGGAGGACGAATATAACGAACTCTTAAAATCCGCAGCTAACATTAAAAAGAATATGTCTGTTCATCAATAA
- a CDS encoding tripartite tricarboxylate transporter permease: MLESLYQGLLNVMQPMHLLILLLAVLIGFLGGATPGISGAMLVLILLPITYGMDTIPVFLLLTAIYAAAVYSGSISAVLFRTPGAPEAIATVMDGYPMAKKGKAGRALGICVTSSAIGGVIGTIFLIVLTPLLANFALKFSSPEYFALAVLGLTVVASLSGGDLVRGLIGVLFGLFIATIGIDPMTGAERFTFGSISMMSGISFVPILIGLFAVSEVLSKSREDQKIQEKIQNVKTKIFEMKIFKQIAGTIARSSLLGTFIGILPGVGATTASMLSYSEAVRWSKTPEKFGTGIPEGIAAPESANNSAAMGAMVPLLALGIPGSATTAVILGAFILHGLQPGPMLLATESNLVYTIFVGLLLVNAAILFLAKPFISLFQHTLKVSYSILGPMILVFCFLGTFSNRNSMFDVWIMIVFGVLGFYLEKIRFPIATIILGIVLGPMAEEEFRRSLQIANGDWTVFFTRPISGILLVLAVISILYPFIKKFFNLRKSAINAEKSA, encoded by the coding sequence ATGTTAGAGTCTTTATATCAAGGGTTACTTAATGTGATGCAGCCCATGCATTTGCTTATCCTTTTACTAGCAGTATTAATAGGATTTCTAGGTGGGGCCACTCCAGGAATAAGCGGGGCAATGTTAGTTCTCATTTTACTGCCGATCACATATGGAATGGATACGATTCCAGTCTTTTTATTGCTCACAGCCATTTATGCTGCAGCGGTGTATTCAGGTAGTATTAGCGCCGTTCTTTTTAGAACTCCAGGTGCGCCTGAAGCCATTGCAACTGTAATGGATGGATACCCGATGGCAAAAAAAGGAAAGGCTGGAAGAGCACTAGGTATATGTGTAACTAGCTCAGCCATTGGAGGCGTAATCGGAACCATCTTTTTAATCGTGTTAACACCATTACTTGCAAACTTTGCATTGAAATTTTCGTCTCCAGAATATTTCGCGTTAGCTGTTTTAGGCTTAACCGTTGTTGCGTCGTTAAGCGGCGGTGATCTGGTACGAGGGTTAATCGGAGTACTATTTGGATTATTTATTGCAACTATTGGAATCGATCCTATGACAGGTGCTGAACGATTCACATTTGGTTCGATTAGTATGATGTCAGGAATTAGCTTTGTTCCGATCTTAATTGGTTTGTTTGCGGTATCTGAAGTGCTTAGTAAATCAAGAGAAGATCAGAAGATACAAGAGAAAATCCAAAATGTTAAAACAAAAATATTTGAAATGAAAATTTTCAAACAAATCGCGGGAACGATTGCGCGCTCGTCTTTACTTGGGACATTTATCGGGATTTTACCCGGGGTTGGTGCAACAACAGCATCAATGCTAAGTTACAGCGAAGCCGTCCGTTGGTCAAAAACACCTGAAAAGTTTGGTACAGGCATCCCAGAAGGAATAGCTGCACCTGAATCAGCGAATAACAGTGCTGCAATGGGTGCGATGGTTCCGTTATTGGCTTTAGGTATTCCTGGAAGCGCTACCACTGCTGTTATTCTAGGAGCTTTTATTTTACATGGATTACAGCCAGGTCCTATGCTTTTAGCAACGGAAAGTAATTTAGTTTATACGATTTTTGTGGGCCTATTGCTTGTAAATGCAGCGATTTTGTTCTTAGCCAAGCCGTTTATTTCATTATTTCAACACACTTTGAAGGTATCATATAGTATTTTAGGTCCAATGATTTTAGTTTTTTGCTTTCTGGGAACATTTTCGAACCGAAATTCTATGTTTGATGTCTGGATTATGATTGTCTTTGGTGTGCTAGGCTTTTACTTAGAGAAAATTAGATTCCCAATCGCTACGATTATCTTAGGAATTGTACTTGGTCCGATGGCAGAAGAAGAATTCCGTCGTAGCTTACAAATTGCAAACGGGGATTGGACTGTGTTCTTTACTAGACCAATAAGTGGAATTTTACTAGTATTAGCGGTGATTTCAATTTTATATCCATTTATTAAGAAGTTTTTTAACTTAAGGAAATCAGCGATCAATGCTGAGAAAAGCGCTTAA
- a CDS encoding mandelate racemase/muconate lactonizing enzyme family protein: MKIIDLSVNRYVHMQESDMAHSVGHELIIVEVHTDHGITGRSFIGTPVFTHGVVGDLAATLLRRNLKNVVVGENPLHTEKIWKKMFDAPWRIGMRGMIRDCIAAVDFALWDIKGKLMNTPVSNLFGNYRASVPTYANVGQQLPPEQLGERAAKYVEEGHSAVKIRCGLSAVSLDEATKRVAAVREAIGPDIKLMVDINGTWDTDTAIQKLKEWEPYNVYWLEEPVAPEDLSGYVRIKERAGSTFIAGGEQNSSFNEFRQLIDMKALDIIQPNASATGGITEWLKIYNFATTYNFPVSPWNLQQIHLPLAVGLPNVKWIEYFTPDRSTFQNSLLKGPKIQQVRKDDGIHLLAIETPGLGIEIDEEVAERTIVKE; the protein is encoded by the coding sequence ATGAAAATTATCGATTTGTCCGTAAACCGCTATGTTCACATGCAAGAATCAGATATGGCGCATTCTGTTGGCCATGAATTAATTATTGTAGAAGTCCATACTGACCATGGCATTACAGGAAGAAGCTTTATTGGTACACCCGTATTTACCCACGGTGTAGTAGGGGATTTGGCAGCGACATTATTAAGACGTAATCTTAAAAATGTCGTTGTAGGGGAAAATCCTTTACATACTGAAAAAATTTGGAAGAAAATGTTCGATGCTCCTTGGCGGATCGGGATGCGTGGCATGATTCGTGATTGTATTGCTGCTGTTGACTTTGCACTTTGGGATATTAAAGGAAAACTTATGAATACACCAGTATCCAACCTGTTTGGAAATTATCGTGCTAGTGTTCCGACATATGCAAATGTAGGGCAGCAATTACCACCAGAACAACTAGGTGAAAGAGCTGCTAAATATGTAGAAGAAGGTCATTCAGCTGTGAAAATTCGCTGTGGATTATCAGCGGTTTCCTTAGACGAAGCGACAAAGAGGGTAGCGGCTGTTCGTGAAGCTATTGGTCCAGATATCAAGCTTATGGTTGATATTAATGGTACGTGGGATACGGATACTGCCATTCAAAAGCTAAAAGAATGGGAGCCATATAATGTATATTGGTTAGAGGAGCCGGTGGCACCTGAGGATTTATCAGGCTATGTCAGAATTAAAGAGCGTGCGGGTTCAACGTTTATCGCTGGTGGTGAACAAAATTCTAGCTTTAATGAATTTAGACAACTTATCGACATGAAGGCGCTAGATATTATTCAACCAAATGCGAGTGCAACAGGCGGTATCACAGAATGGTTAAAAATCTATAATTTTGCAACAACGTATAATTTTCCAGTCTCACCATGGAACCTGCAACAAATTCATCTTCCATTAGCAGTAGGGTTGCCTAATGTGAAATGGATAGAATATTTTACACCGGATCGTTCAACCTTCCAAAATTCACTGTTAAAGGGTCCTAAGATTCAGCAGGTTAGAAAAGATGATGGTATCCATTTACTGGCTATTGAAACTCCTGGATTAGGTATTGAAATAGATGAGGAAGTAGCAGAACGTACTATTGTAAAGGAATAA
- a CDS encoding class II fumarate hydratase → MNSSNHEYRIENDPLGTIMVPSSAYYGSQTQRAIENFKISGMTLPRAFIKAQGIIKASAATVNVELGLLPPDFGKAIIHASEEVIEGKWDEHFVVDVYQAGAGTSQNMNANEVIANRAKELLGGSQSIHPNDHVNMSQSTNDTFPSALNIAAVEILNSQLLPALSQLVKEFRKKAEQFMPILKSGRTHLHDGVPIRLGQEFSGYAETLHFIYLQLEKNIDVLYEIGLGGQAIGTKLNLPTEYKPKIIQEVGKRTNHPFREPKNMFAFMQNMNEPIRCMLTLKELALHLIKITSDLRLLSSGPRTGLAEISLPSIQPGSTIMPGKVNPAILEMTHMVCCQIIGYETAISAAATAGQLEINVMMPLIAHSFLHSIEIFANAIETLTSKCISGIQANEEKCKQWMEESLSLVTGLSGSMGYDIASQIGLKADEENKTIKQVLQEKGLLSEEIIKAIDPTGMV, encoded by the coding sequence AAAATGACCCTTTAGGTACCATTATGGTCCCTTCATCTGCCTATTATGGTTCACAAACACAACGTGCAATAGAAAATTTTAAAATTAGTGGGATGACATTACCTCGAGCTTTTATAAAAGCTCAAGGAATTATTAAAGCGTCCGCTGCAACTGTTAACGTAGAATTGGGATTACTACCCCCTGATTTTGGAAAGGCAATTATTCACGCATCTGAAGAAGTCATTGAAGGAAAATGGGACGAACATTTTGTAGTAGATGTTTATCAAGCAGGTGCAGGTACATCGCAAAACATGAATGCAAATGAAGTCATCGCAAATCGTGCAAAAGAACTATTAGGTGGTTCACAAAGTATTCATCCAAACGACCACGTCAATATGTCGCAATCTACAAATGATACGTTCCCTTCAGCTTTGAATATTGCTGCTGTTGAAATACTCAATAGTCAATTACTTCCCGCTTTATCACAGTTAGTGAAAGAGTTTCGAAAAAAAGCAGAACAATTTATGCCAATACTAAAATCTGGACGGACTCACTTACACGATGGCGTCCCCATTCGGTTAGGGCAAGAATTTTCTGGTTATGCAGAAACACTTCATTTTATATATCTACAGCTTGAAAAAAATATCGATGTACTTTATGAAATCGGATTAGGCGGACAAGCGATCGGAACAAAGCTCAATTTACCTACTGAATACAAACCAAAGATTATTCAGGAAGTTGGCAAACGTACGAATCATCCATTTCGTGAACCAAAGAATATGTTTGCTTTTATGCAAAACATGAATGAGCCAATTCGCTGTATGTTAACGTTAAAAGAACTTGCACTTCACCTAATTAAAATTACGAGTGATTTGCGTTTACTTAGCTCGGGACCGAGAACCGGTTTAGCAGAAATTTCGCTACCTTCTATTCAACCCGGTTCAACCATCATGCCAGGAAAAGTCAATCCTGCTATTTTAGAAATGACACATATGGTATGTTGTCAAATAATTGGATATGAGACAGCAATCTCTGCGGCAGCAACGGCCGGTCAATTGGAAATTAATGTGATGATGCCATTGATCGCTCACTCTTTTCTTCATTCAATTGAAATCTTTGCAAATGCAATTGAAACGCTAACGTCAAAATGTATTAGTGGTATTCAAGCTAATGAGGAAAAATGCAAGCAATGGATGGAAGAAAGCTTATCATTGGTTACCGGCTTAAGTGGTTCAATGGGGTACGATATTGCCTCACAGATTGGCTTAAAGGCAGACGAAGAAAATAAAACCATTAAGCAAGTACTTCAAGAAAAGGGTTTACTTTCAGAAGAGATTATCAAAGCTATAGATCCAACTGGGATGGTATAG
- a CDS encoding flavin-dependent oxidoreductase yields the protein MANIKSAIVVGGGIGGLVTALKLHRVGVSVRVFESVETIKALGVGINLLPHAVRVLTELGLADELENTGIRTAELIYVNKFGKEIWQEDRGIKAGYRWPQYSIHRGRLQMLLLKAVKERLGEDAVFTGHHLKSFKMSGDKVIADFENRKTGERLGSYSAEIMIAADGIHSTVRNFYYPNEGLPKYSGRILWRGITESTPFLTGRSMIMAGYQDQKFVAYPVCPEAAASGRSLVNWIAELTVDEMPSRADWNRKIDKEVFAPAFANWDFGWLNVPKLIKETDEVFEYPMVDRNPLPKWTYGRITLLGDAAHPMYPIGSNGASQAILDADALGIAILEQPSAETALKAYEQARLDPTANIVLSNRKNGPEIVMQIVEERAPNGFDYLEDVITYQELENIANRYKQIAGFDRETLNSK from the coding sequence TTGGCTAATATCAAATCGGCGATTGTCGTCGGCGGTGGGATTGGCGGACTTGTGACTGCACTAAAACTTCACCGCGTTGGCGTGTCAGTGCGTGTGTTTGAAAGTGTGGAAACTATTAAAGCACTTGGTGTCGGTATCAATCTATTGCCGCATGCTGTAAGGGTTCTGACAGAACTTGGTTTGGCAGATGAGCTTGAAAACACTGGCATTCGGACTGCAGAACTTATTTATGTAAACAAATTTGGTAAGGAGATTTGGCAAGAGGATCGAGGAATTAAAGCTGGTTATCGTTGGCCGCAATATTCCATCCATCGTGGACGATTACAAATGCTCTTGCTAAAAGCTGTTAAAGAACGCTTGGGTGAGGACGCAGTGTTTACTGGACATCATTTAAAATCATTTAAAATGTCTGGTGACAAGGTGATAGCTGATTTCGAAAATAGAAAAACTGGTGAACGGCTGGGCTCTTATAGTGCAGAAATCATGATAGCAGCGGATGGCATCCATTCTACTGTTCGTAATTTCTATTATCCAAACGAAGGATTGCCAAAATACAGCGGCCGGATTTTATGGCGTGGCATTACCGAATCAACTCCATTCTTAACAGGAAGATCAATGATAATGGCTGGATATCAGGATCAAAAATTTGTTGCTTACCCAGTATGTCCAGAGGCAGCTGCAAGCGGACGCTCGCTCGTAAATTGGATTGCCGAATTGACTGTCGATGAAATGCCTTCACGTGCAGACTGGAACCGCAAAATAGATAAAGAAGTTTTCGCACCTGCTTTTGCTAATTGGGATTTTGGCTGGTTAAATGTGCCTAAGCTCATAAAGGAAACCGATGAGGTGTTCGAATACCCAATGGTTGACCGTAATCCTCTTCCAAAGTGGACGTATGGACGCATAACTTTACTTGGTGATGCTGCACATCCAATGTATCCAATAGGGTCAAACGGGGCTTCACAGGCTATCCTTGATGCAGATGCATTAGGAATTGCAATCTTAGAGCAACCGAGTGCAGAAACTGCTTTGAAGGCTTATGAACAAGCTAGACTTGACCCTACCGCTAATATTGTTTTATCGAATCGGAAAAATGGACCTGAGATTGTCATGCAGATCGTCGAAGAACGAGCGCCTAATGGCTTTGATTATTTAGAAGACGTCATTACTTATCAAGAGTTGGAGAATATTGCGAATCGTTATAAACAAATTGCTGGTTTTGATAGAGAAACCTTAAATAGTAAATAG
- a CDS encoding ATP-binding protein: MRINKFRSSLEKQIIILAIFIIMIVLIFSGFSFYNILYKSIEETIEKRALQMSHLLAKLPSVRNTLVNGEDQQQLQLVYEEFLEESSEKIFLVLIDQEGIRYTHPNRELIGGTITGNDIKRALNGEAYVSQARGISGTSIRTFVPVIDPITNEQIGVISVGFLRENLIGYVKNYVDSIFIWLGVALAIGIFASVLLAKKIKKSLYGYEPDEIARLFSEKKAMLESIEDGIIAIDQENKITLMNPSAQRILNLPDNLVGKKMNESLKNVSSFIISNSIKQGDSIELFVNNVTILARYFPIVRENVRIGTIMTFRDITEVRQIAEKLTGVQQYIDGLRAKSHEFMNKLQTIAGLVELQQYDEVKMYIGETTSKQQDLLHFLNRNIKEPKISGLLLGKVQQAEELNIKTIFTPGSKFTALPTHNMVDSLVLIIGNLFQNAIDAVKDEKHPEIHITILDQEKGLTIIVEDNGKGISEDHIDLVFKKGFSTKGESNGYGLHLVKYHVENLLEGNLYLDSAPEEGSAFIVEIPKKASRARGIS, from the coding sequence ATGAGAATTAATAAGTTTCGATCCTCTTTAGAAAAGCAGATTATCATTCTTGCTATTTTTATTATCATGATTGTTTTAATATTTTCTGGTTTTTCTTTTTATAATATTTTATACAAATCAATTGAGGAAACAATTGAGAAGAGAGCTTTGCAAATGTCACATCTTCTAGCAAAGCTGCCATCAGTTCGAAATACATTAGTGAACGGTGAAGACCAGCAACAGCTTCAACTTGTATATGAAGAATTTCTTGAAGAAAGTAGTGAAAAGATCTTTTTAGTACTAATTGATCAAGAGGGAATTAGATATACGCATCCAAATAGGGAGTTAATTGGGGGAACCATTACCGGCAATGACATAAAAAGGGCTTTAAACGGTGAAGCCTATGTATCACAAGCAAGAGGAATCTCTGGGACGTCGATTAGAACCTTTGTGCCTGTTATTGATCCGATTACGAATGAGCAAATTGGGGTCATCTCAGTAGGCTTTCTTAGAGAAAATTTGATAGGATATGTAAAAAATTATGTTGATTCCATCTTTATTTGGCTTGGTGTTGCGTTAGCAATTGGAATCTTTGCGTCCGTGTTATTAGCAAAAAAAATAAAAAAATCATTGTATGGCTATGAACCTGATGAAATTGCCAGGTTATTCAGTGAAAAGAAAGCCATGTTGGAATCGATTGAAGATGGTATAATTGCAATAGATCAGGAGAATAAAATCACATTAATGAATCCTTCTGCACAAAGAATTTTAAATTTACCAGATAATCTTGTTGGTAAGAAAATGAATGAGTCATTGAAAAACGTAAGTTCATTTATAATCTCTAACTCTATTAAACAAGGAGATAGTATTGAGCTATTTGTTAACAATGTAACGATCCTTGCCCGTTATTTTCCGATAGTTAGAGAGAACGTAAGAATCGGTACTATCATGACATTCAGGGATATAACAGAAGTTCGACAAATTGCTGAGAAACTAACAGGTGTTCAACAATATATTGACGGTTTAAGGGCAAAATCGCATGAATTTATGAATAAGCTCCAGACTATAGCGGGCCTTGTTGAATTACAACAATATGATGAAGTAAAAATGTATATTGGTGAAACGACTTCGAAACAGCAGGATTTACTTCACTTTCTAAATCGTAATATAAAAGAACCAAAAATTTCTGGTCTTTTATTAGGTAAGGTTCAACAAGCTGAAGAATTAAATATAAAAACGATTTTTACCCCAGGAAGTAAATTTACTGCATTACCTACTCACAATATGGTAGATAGTTTAGTATTGATTATTGGGAATCTGTTTCAAAATGCAATAGATGCTGTGAAAGATGAAAAGCATCCTGAAATACATATCACTATCCTTGATCAAGAGAAGGGACTTACGATTATAGTTGAGGATAATGGGAAAGGCATTTCTGAAGATCATATCGACTTAGTCTTCAAGAAAGGTTTTTCTACCAAGGGAGAGTCTAATGGCTATGGTTTACATCTAGTTAAGTATCATGTAGAAAATCTATTAGAAGGAAATTTATATTTGGATTCAGCACCAGAAGAAGGTTCTGCGTTTATTGTAGAAATACCTAAGAAAGCAAGTAGGGCAAGGGGGATATCATGA